A genomic stretch from Cyprinus carpio isolate SPL01 chromosome A12, ASM1834038v1, whole genome shotgun sequence includes:
- the LOC109076690 gene encoding cyclin-dependent kinase 5 activator 1-like, whose translation MGTVLSLSPSYRKAALFEDGPATVGHYTAVQNSKNAKDKNLKRHPLINVLPWKRIVAVSTKKKGSKKVQPNTGYQNNVSHLNNENLKKSQSCANLSSFTQDQSSPSNQGSKNSNNTASSVKKAPLSNSNIVPGTPKRVIVQASTSELLRCLGEFLCRRCYRLKHLSPTDPVLWLRSVDRSLLLQGWQDQGFITPANVVFVYMLCRDVVSSEVATEHELQAVLLTCLYLSYSYMGNEISYPLKPFLVETSKETFWDRCLSIINMMSAKMLQINSDPHYFTQVFADLKNESQKEEERSRLLIGLDR comes from the coding sequence ATGGGAACCGTGCTATCGCTTTCACCAAGCTACAGGAAGGCCGCCCTGTTCGAGGATGGCCCGGCCACCGTGGGCCACTACACGGCGGTTCAGAACAGCAAGAACGCCAAAGACAAGAACCTTAAACGGCACCCACTCATCAACGTACTGCCTTGGAAACGAATAGTAGCCGTCTCCACCAAGAAAAAGGGGTCTAAGAAGGTGCAGCCTAATACCGGTTACCAGAACAATGTTTCTCACCTCAACAATGAGAACCTCAAGAAGTCGCAGTCTTGTGCAAATCTCTCCTCCTTTACACAGGACCAGTCAAGTCCATCAAACCAAGGCTCCAAAAACTCCAACAACACAGCTTCCTCGGTCAAGAAGGCACCTCTTTCCAACTCTAACATTGTTCCCGGGACACCCAAGAGGGTGATAGTCCAAGCCTCCACCAGCGAGCTGCTGCGCTGTTTGGGAGAGTTCCTCTGCCGGAGATGCTATCGACTCAAGCATCTTTCTCCCACCGACCCCGTGCTGTGGCTCCGTAGTGTGGATCGTTCTCTGCTGCTTCAGGGCTGGCAGGACCAGGGCTTCATCACTCCGGCCAATGTGGTTTTCGTCTACATGCTCTGCCGTGACGTGGTCTCTTCCGAAGTGGCTACGGAGCATGAGCTGCAGGCCGTGCTGTTGACCTGCCTTTACCTGTCTTACTCTTACATGGGCAATGAGATCTCATACCCTCTCAAGCCGTTCCTGGTGGAGACCTCCAAGGAGACATTCTGGGACCGCTGCCTGTCCATCATTAACATGATGAGTGCCAAGATGCTGCAGATCAACTCGGATCCACACTATTTCACCCAGGTCTTTGCAGACCTCAAAAATGAGAGCcagaaggaggaggagaggagtcGTCTGCTCATCGGCCTGGACCGGTGA